Part of the Sodalinema gerasimenkoae IPPAS B-353 genome is shown below.
CGTAAGCTGGACTTGCCCATCTGGCGCGCATTGAAGACATAACAAAACTCCCCATTGAGAAGTCGTTGCAATAGCTCGCGATCCGCTTGCCGCTGCACATAGGTTTGCGATCGCGCGGGCAAACTTCCACCCACCTGATAGAGATTTGCTGATGATGAAATCAATGATTATTTATCCACTATTCACTATCAATTAAATCACGGTAAGCCATCAAAATGAAGCCAACCTGGGGGAGAATTAGTGACCGCAGACCTCCCGTCGCAAATACTTCCGAGTCCCCTGTCTAAGATAATCCCGGATGCGATCGCAGCCAACCTGCATCAAATCCACCGAGAGAATAGTCTCAAGATGCCAACGAATCCCTAAGCGATCCTGGCCTCCTGACATCATAAAGTCACCATCAGGACTAAAGGCCACCGTCGTCACTTCTGACTCATGACCCACTAGGCGCGTCAGTAACTCTACCTCAACACCGGCCCCAATGCGATACAGATCAATTCGGCTATCCACCCGACCCACTGCCAACAGTTGACCATCGGGACTCCAGTCCAGACGAGTTAACCCCTCATCTTCTGCAACCTGAATCTGCTTCAGGAGTTCCCCCTCCCGACTCCAGAGACTCAACCAACCCTCGCGAGTTGCCACGGCAATGCGTTCACTATTCGGACAAATCGCAATTCCCCAAATTGCCCCATTCTCAACCGTCAAACTTCGGCTTGGGTCAGTCCTAAAGGGAGAACTATCTTGTCCTGGGTCAGACTCAATCTCCCACAAGTTCACCACCCCATCGAGACTCCCCGAGACAAGAACTATCTTGTCCTGGGTCAGACTCAATCTCCCACAAGTTCACCACCCCATCGAGACTCCCCGAGACGAGATAAGAGCCATCAGGACTGAAGGCTAAATCCCAAACTTGTTCCTGATGACCGTCGAATGTGTGATAGAAGATAAGAGCCATCAGGACTGAAGGCTAAATCCCAAACTTGTTCCTGATGACCGTCGAATGTGTGATAGAGAATAGACTCTCCTGCCGGAGTTTGGGCCCAAACTCGCAGAGAGGTCCCATCCGAGACTAATAACCAGCGTCCATCGGGACTATAGGCTAAGGCCAAGATTGCCGGGCCATCGGTTTGCCAAGATTGAACCGACTTCTCAGCTCGATTCACCTGAAAGATCTCTCCCCTAGAATTTCCGGCCACAAGAATGGGTTCGTGGGGATGCAGGGCCAAACTATACAAACGGCGAGGACTGATATGGACCCAATCCTCCACTAAAACTCCCTCATCGTCCCATAAACGAATATCCATCCCAGATACCGTTGCCAGATGCGGATAGAGAGGCGATGACCGGGGAGCATAATTCCCTCGCCAAACCACATCACCATGTCCCGGAAGGAGCTGTCGAAAAGGGGTCTTAACCTGCCATAGATGTAAAACTCCATCTTCCCCGACACTGCCTAACTCCGTCCCCTCAGGACTAAAGGCAATCCCCCGGAGATGACTTTCATGACCTTTGAGGGTGGTTAATAGGCTGCCCTGACGTGACCACAGTTTCAGTTCGCGGTCAACCCCAGCCGAGGCGAACTGTTGGCCATCGGGACTAAAGGCCACCGTTGCCACTTCCGCCTCATGGCCACTGAGGGTTTCGAGTAGGCCACGCTCTCGATGCCACAGTCGCACCTGATGATCCCCATAGCCGGCAACCAGGAGATCTCCATCTGGACTATAGGCGATCGCCATCCCTGGCGCTGACACGTCTGTAAAGGTTTGTAGTAAGGTCCCATCGGTGCCCCAGATGTTAATGGTTCCATCGACACTCATCGAGGCAAATTCGTCTCCATTGGGATGAAAATCCACCGTCCGCAAGAAGGCCTCATGACCTTCGAGAACCTGAAGGGAGTCTCCGTCCACCGACCAGAGCCTGACGGTTTTGTCACGACCGACTGACACCAAGGTCTGACCGTCAGGACTCCACGCCACATCCCAGACTTCTTCGTCATGACCCTTGAGTTTCTGTTGTAAGGTTCCATCAACGGACCAAATATAAATATCACTATCAAAGTTAGCTGCCGCCAAGTATTGACTATCGGGGCTAAACGTCACATTACGAGTTATTCCACCATAGGTTAGGGTATGTTTCAGGGTTCCATCTCTTGTCCAAATTTTAGTCGTTTCGTCAATCCCTGACGTTGCAATCCATTGACCATCTGGGCTGAAATCAAGTCCCAAAGCCATTTCAGTATGAGCAGTGATGCGGTTAAACTGACGGTTTCCATAGAGAACCTGTTGTAAGGTTTCTTGGGTATTGTCGGCGAGTTGTTGCCGAATATTTCGGGGGATAAATCGTATGTTTTGCAGATTCTGTCGAGCTTGCAAGGCTTGAATCAGTGCGTCGAGTTGCTGATTCGAGGCAAAACTCCCTTTAGACGCGGCCATCATCGCCTTGATTTCACTCACCGCCGTCTGTTGATAGGCCCGGAACGTACCGATTCCCAGGGCGATCGCCCCCACTAGGGCCACCGTTAATCCTGCCAGTAAGCGACGTTGACGACGACCACTTTGCCGCTCAATCTCTAGCCGTGCTTCAGCTTCCGCTAACCGCGCGCGTTCGAGTTTGTCTTGAATTTCTCGCTGTTCCAGGTCTTGACTGGCGCTTAGATAGCGATAGTCTAAGTCTCCGAGTCCCTTCTGTTGGGTCCAGTCTAGGGCTTCTTGTAAGGCTTGACCCCGCAATAGTCGAGATTCGTCTTGATAGTTAGAGTCTACCCAAGCATTGAGGGATGACGCATAAGGACGCAAGTCATTGAGTTGTTTATCGACCCAATCTTGATTAAAAACTCGTTGATAAATTCGGTTTTTAACGCGCAAATAGCCCTGTCTTTTTTCAGCAACCCCTGATAAGATTAGCTCAGTCTGAATTGGCGATTCATGAGCTTGAACATATCCTGCTTCTGGTAGTTCAGCCTGCCAAATTTGACGATAAAGTGTGAGAAGCTGTCCGACTTTTTGCTCATCATAGAGGAGGCGATCGCGAATGGTTTTGAGATGTTCCGGTTCATCTTGCGCTTCCCAATTGCAAATAATTTTTTGCTCAACACAGTCATCAATATAGTTCTGAATATCTGTAGGAGTCTTCAACCTGGGGACGGGGTAGTCTTGATACAGTTTGACCACCAATTTACAGAGTTTCTGCGTCAAAAATGGTTGCCCCCCCGTCCAAGCCAAAATTCGCTCCAACGCCTGATGAGGATGAGGAAACACTGGAGCTAATCCCTCAACAAGGGGCATCACTTCATGAGCCTTAAACCCCTGAAGACTAATTCCCTGTCCCACATTAAAGGGAGTCCGATTTTTATCCCCGATCAGTTCTCCCGGCGTTGCAACCCCAAAGAGGGCAAAACTTAATCGCTGATAAGCAGGATTATCGGCACGACGATTGTAACAGCTACGAATTAGGGCAAAAAAATCATCGGTCGCGAATTTTAAAGCCAGGATACTGTCAATTTCATCAATCAAAATCACTAATGGCTGTTGGGTTTCTGCCAGCAAGACCTCCCCAATAAACTCTCCCAAACGAGCCGGCGGCGGTAACTCTAGGCGATCGCGCCACCATTGTCGGAGATTGGTTTCGAGCTGAAACTGCTTACTGAGAATGGCGGCGATCGCCCCGTACCATTGTTCCACCGTCACCTGTTGCGTACCAATGGCCGTCAAATCCAAGGCCCCCGGCATCACCCCTGCCTCCCGTAACTGGGCCATCACCTGCACCCGTAGGCTAGATTTCCCCATCTGTCGGGAATTAAAGACATAGCAAAATTCCCCCTGGAGCAGTTCCGTGAATAACGCCTCATCCGCCTGTCGTCGGACATAGGTTTGGGATTGTGGCGGAACCGCTCCCCCCACCTGATAGTTAAACGAAGGCTCAAAAGACAGGCTTACCTTTGGAATTGACATTGGGCAAACAACGGCTCCAGTTCAGATTGCTGACGTAGATAATCCTTCACACGCCGACAGCCATACTTCAACCCATCTAGGGAGTAGACCTCCTCCATATCCCAACGTACCACGCGACGATCTTCGCCGCCCGAGACCAGATAGCGCCCATCAGGACTAAAGTCCAAGGTTAACACCGTTCCCTGATGGTTCCGCAATTGGCCCATCAACAGACCGTCCTCACGATACAGGTCAACCCGATGATCTGTGCGAGCCACCGCCAACACCTGACCATCGGGACTCCAAGCCACCCGCGTTAAACCACTGGTCTCAGTGACCTGACGTTTCAACAGTTGCTCCCCCTGGCGATTCCAAAGATTCAACACACCGCTGCGACCGGCGGAGAGGATGCGATCGCTCTCGGGACTAATCGACAGCCCCCAGAAAGGACTGTAATCCCCCGTTAAAATCGTAGGCGGTGTTTCAACGACCTCGGATAGGTCGCCGCGATGCTGAGAGTCCCACTCCCAAAGCCTCACGGTTCCATCAATACTGGCCGAGGTCAAATAAGACCCATCAGGACTAAACCCGAGATCCCAAACCCGAGCCTGATGACCCTCTAGCACCTGATGTAACCCATAACCCCCCTCCGCCAAGGGCCGCCAGATCTTCAAGTGGGTACTATTCCCCCCCGACACAAGCCAACGGCCATCGGGGCTATAGGCTAAGGCAAATAAGCTGAACTCATCGGCCGACCAGGAGTTAATCTCGCCACTGGCCAAATCAATCCCATACATCATCCCCCGACTATCTCCCGCCATAATTTTCGCTTGGCTCGGATGCACCGCCAGACTATACAACACTCCCAAGGCGAATTTCTCAAACCGCTGCACCAACTCCCCCGCCGGGTTCCAAATGCGGATATCCCCCCGCGATAGGCTGACCAAATGCCCCCCCAGAGGCGATGAGGGGGGCAGATAGCGAACCTGCCAAACCTCATGATCATGGTTCCCCAACGGCTGCATAAACTCATTCTCGACCTGCCAGATGCGGACTAACCCCTCCTCACCGGCACTCATGACCTGAGTTCCATCGGGACTAAAGGCCACCCCCCGTAAGCGACTCCCATGGCCATCCAAACTGTTGAGCAAGGTTCCCTCCTCAGACCACAGTTTCAGACTGCCATCGGCTGAGCCAGATGCTAAACGAGACCCATCGGGACTAAACGCGAGCGTCCCCACTTCCGCCTCATGACCATCGAGATCCTGGAGCAGGGTTCCGTCTGGTTGCCAAAGACGGATGTGATTATCACTGTAGCTGGCAGCCAAGCGGTGACCCTGGGGATGATAGGCAATCCCCCAACCATTACTGATTCCCTGGCTGAAGCGGTTGATTAAGGTGCCATCCCGTCGCCAACGGATGATGGTTCCATCAGAACTAATGGAGGCAAACTCGTCACCCTGAGGATGCACAGCCACATTCCAGACGGTTTCCTCATGTTGCCGTAAGGTATGCAGCAGTTGACCCTCTCGCGACCATTGTCGTAGGGTTCCATCACTGCTGGCAGACACCAGATAATCCCCCTGGGGACTCCAGTCCAGATTCCACACCGCCGCTTCATGGCCCCGGAGGCGGGTTTGCAACTCCCCATCAATGGACCAGAGGTAAATGTCACCTCGGAGGCTGGGGGTGGCGAGCAGTTGGCTGTCGGGGCTAAATTTGACGCTATAAATGGTCATGCCCATTGTTAGAGTCTGTACCAGGGTTCCATCCCGTCGCCAAATCTTGGCAGTCCCATCAGGGCCGGAGGTGGCAATCCATTGACCATCCTGGCTCACATCCACCCCTAAGACGCCGCCGCGATGGGCCGCCATGCGATTGACTTCATGGTTGGCGTGAATGGCCTGTTCCAGGATCTGCTGGGTTTCGCGATCTAACTGCTGACGCTGGCGGGGAGACAGGAACTGCAACTGTTGTAGGTTTTGCCGGGCCTGGAGTCCCTGAACCAGAGCGTCAAGCTGTTGAGCGGAGGTATAACTGCCCCGGGAGGCGGCCATGAAGGCGCGGACTTCACTCACGGCGCTGCGTTGATAGGCGATGAAGGTGGCCAGACCTAACGCCATAGACCCCGCCAGAGCTAAACCGAGAACCCCGAGGAACTGCCGTTGACGGCGGACATTCTCGGTCTGGAGTTTTAAGCAGCGTTGGCTTTCCCGCAGACGTTCTTGTTCTAATTGTTGTTGGATGGTCTGTCGCTCAAAGGCGTCTTTCTGTTGGCGTTCTTGTCGTTCCAGCTCTTGGCTGGCACTGAGATAGCGATAATCGAGGTCGCTGAGACTCTTGCGTTGGGTCCAGTCGAGGGCTTCTTGCAAGGCCGCCCCTCGCAGCAGTCGTGAGCTATCTTGACCCTTAGACTCGTTCCAGGCTTTGATTAAGTAGGCATAGGGCCGCAGACGCTCTAGATGCCGGTCAATCCAGCTCAGGTTAAAGACCTGTTGGTAGATGGGGTTCTTGACCTGTAGATGACCGTTGCGGCATTCGACAAGGCCCGATAGGAGCAGTTCGGTTTGTAGGGGCGAGTCGGCGGTGGGAATCGGCGGGGTTTTGGATGGGTTCCCCTCGACTTGCCAAATCTGACGATAGAGGGTGAGCAGTTCTGGGGCTCGGTCGTCGTTGTGGAGGAGGCGATCGCGAATGGTTTTAAGATGTTCCGGGGCATCCTGGGCCTCCCAATGCTCCAGAATCTGTTGTTGCACGCAGAGATCGATGAGGCGGTTCTGATTGTTGAGTGGGTCAGGGTCTGGGATGGGGAATTTTGGGTAATGCTCGATCAGTTGTTGACAGAGTTTTTGGGTCAAAAAGGGTTGACCCTGAGTCCAATGGAAAATTCGCTCTAATCCCTGGTGAGGATTGGCCAGGATGGCGGTTAAGCCTGAGGCCAGAGGGGCGATCGCCTCGGGCTGAAATCCCCTCAATTCAATGGACTGACCAATGTTGAAGGGGGTACGCTGTTTGTCGGCAATCAGGTCTCCGGAGGAGGTTACCCCAAAGAGGGCGAAGCTCAAGCGCCGATAGTCTGGCGTCTCGGCCCGTTGGTTATAGCAGGTGCGAATTAGGGCGAAAAAATCATCGGTGGGGAAGTTGAGGGCCAGAATACTATCAATTTCATCGATGAGAATGACCAGGGGATTGCGGGTTTCGGGGAGTACCACATCCTCGATAAAATCGCCTAAGCGCGCGGCTGGGGGCAGGTGCAGTCGCTCTCGCCACCAGGGACGCAGGGGAGTCTGTAGGGGCAGTTGTTTGCTGAGAATGGCGGCGATCGCCGCATACCATTGTTCGATGGTCACCTGTTGGCTACCAATGGCGGTCAAGTCCAAGAGCGCACAGTCGACCCCCTGCTGTCGCAAACGGGCCGCCACCCGCAGCCGCAGACTGGATTTGCCCATCTGTCGCGAGCTGAAGACATAGCAAAAGTCCCCCCTTAGGAGTCCTTGAAATAGGGACTCATCGGCGGGCCGTGGGATGTAGATGGGGGAGTTTGGGGGTAAACTCCCCCCCACTTGATAGGTCACTTGTGGGGAGGGTTGTGGGGAGAGTTGTGGGGAGAGTTGTGGGCTGGGTTCTAGCATGAACCAGTTATGAACAAGGTACGATGGGGGACCACTCTGGGCTGAATTTCAGTACTGAGCTAGGTCTAGCGGGCAAAGTATTGTCGATAGAGTTCACAACTGGGAATGGCTAGACGTTCTTTGAGGCGAATCGCCCCCAAGCCTTGCAGGCGATAGGCAGTCTGATGGCTCAGTTCGATGCCAGCGGGGTTGCGGGCTACCTCCGTCATGGCCTCGATGAGGTCGGGTTCGGCTTCCATCAGTTGCAGCTGCCGTCTGAGGTAGCTATGGAAAATTGTATGATGGGCGATCGTCTCAGCGGTTAAGTCTTCCAAGCTCAATTCTCCCTGGGCCAGATAAAACAAACAGAGTTGAGTTAGGTAGGGATGACCCCCCACGAGGGCAAATACAGCTTGAGCGGTGATATCTGGGGAGTTGAGACCATAACGGCAGGTCAGTTCCTCGACTTTAACAGGGGTAAAGTGCGGTAACTCAATGAGTAACCCCACGTTAAAGGGAGATTGATGCAAGGTTAAGGGGAGCCAGACTTCAGTCGAGTGAATGATGGCTAAACGCAAATTCGTCCAAATTGCCCGCTGTTCGAGACCGTAACGCCCTTGTTCATACCAGGACCGCAACATCCCGAAAAAGTCCGTGGCAATCTCAGGATAGGCAAAGAGTTCATCGAGTTCTTCAATCACCAGTAATAGGGGGGTGGCTGCGGCGGGCAGGAGATAGGTTTCAAAGTAGTCTGAACAACTGTAGCTACTGCCAAATAAGTCATCCCAACGACTTGAGAGTTCATTAGGTAAGCCTAAATCTTTCGCCACCACCGCACAAAACCATTGCAAAAATCGATCGGGGTCTTGGATAACTTGACAATCAATACTTTGTAGGTTAACAACGGAAGTACGAAAGCCGCGATCGCGGGCATGATTTAGGGTCTGTGCCATCAGGGAGGTTTTGCCAAACTGACGCGGTGCTTTGATGCGAAGCAGCGCCCCCGGTTTCAGGACTTCCTTGGCACAAAGCTCCTCGATATTACTGCGGTAAATGTAAAAGGGTGAGTCTAAGGGTAATTGTCCCTTTAGGGGGGTCTGTTGTAACGCCGCTAGATCCAGTTCTGAGGGGTCTTGCCCGGGGCTAATGACATCCTGACTGCCCATTTTGAGGTGAAACGCTTCAAAATAGGAGTCTAGGGTCTGCCAATCCACAGGCTTTTGCCGACGACGGAGTTTGGTTAGGGTGTTGGAACTCAGTCCCGTTCGCTGGCTTAGTTGCTCTAGGGTATAAGGTTTCCCCTGATTATCCTGCATGGATGACAAATGCTCGGCCGCCTGGAGCCGTTGCCAGCCTTGGGAGCTGAGAATCAAGCCCCGTCGTCGTTTGTTGGGATGCGATCGGTCTGCCATGGGAACGTTTTAAAGATGCGGTTTGTTATAGAAACTTGTGGGACTTTATTTTATATCCTAACAAGATTCTACATCCCCATACTTTCTTTAACGACTCGTTTTACATCTAGGCTTTACGTCTAGTCAGTATACAGCAGTATTCTACGACCCAAATCAGTCATTTTACTGAGGCTTTTAGTTTGGCTGAACTTGAGCGCCTCCTCCCCCTGCTACCACCAATTATTATCAATAGTCAATAAACTTATGACTATCCTAATTTAAGTTGACACCTTAACTTGGGATAATTACTAGATGTCGCACCCCGAATACTGTACAATACCCCCATCAAGCATTATTTGCAACACCGTACCTCAATCAATCTAGATCATGGAATTTCAGGATTCAGGTTGACGTAGGTTTAGGACTAAATCTTACGTCCATAAAAGGCTTAAGTTTTAGGATAATGCTGAGGTAAACATGGATGATCTACCCCCGGCTAAAGTTACAGAAAATCGACCTAAAATTCTTGGATTGAACCGATTAAATCGATGATAATTCTTGACGCCAGTATGATGTTGAACATCAATCTGTTAGATGGGTGCATCTCAGTTAGGCAAGTTTGAACCCACCCCGCGCTATCGCGCACCCCTCCCAGGAGGGGAAATATTTGAAAAATCCCCTCCTGGGAGGGGCAGGGGTGGGTTATCTGAAGTGATCGCAAAAGTGAGATGCACCCTGTTAGATCAACCCTGTCTAGAAAATTTTAACGGGCTTCAAACTTGGGCATTTGAGCAAAAAACTAGACCTTTTTCCTCTCCTTAACTTCCTCTCCTTAACTTCGTCTCCTCAAGTCACTCTCCTGTGGCATCAAGGTCCTAAGGCTCTAGTCCAGCTCTAGCCAACCCTAACAAGTTCCCCACCTGACAGTCTCCAGCATCAGCCTTAGCCAGTTTTGCAACCTTAATTCATTGTTGCATAGAAGTAAAAAACTAAATCCATAAAGTGTTAAATCTCGATAACTTCAATAAAATTTGTATATGACGATAGAAAAACAATAGCCAGGGCTTAAAATCAAGAGATATCCGGGTTTTTTCATGAGATACCCTCTTTATTTTAAACTCACACACCCTCTTGACACTCCTTAATACCAAAAATGTGGGACTTGTTAAACCAACTTATTCAAGCGATTTTTTCACCCAGCCAGAGCTATATACCTCATGGTCATTGTTACCTCTGGCAAACGCCCCTCGTGGCCCTACATGTCACCAGCGATGCGCTGATTGCCCTAGCCTACTTCTCCATTCCGACGCTCTTAATCTACTTTGTCTTGCAGCGCCGGGATGTCCCGTTTTTAAATGTTTTTTATCTATTCGGCGCGTTTATCGTGCTCTGTGGTGTTGGTCATCTGATGGATATCTGGACTCTCTGGCATCCTGCCTACTGGCTAGCGGGAGTCGAACGAGCCATTACAGCACTAATCTCCTGCTACACGGCAGCCTCAATGGTCACCCTACTGCCTCAGTTCCTATCTCTGAAAACCCCGGAACAGCTCGAAATGCTCAATTCAGCCCTGCAACAGGAAGTTGAGCAACGTCGGCAAATCGAAGAGGAATTACGACAGGCCAATCAAACCTTGGAGGCTCGAGTTCAAGAGCGCACCGCTGCCCTGCAAGCCAGTACCCAGGCCCTTATAGAAAGTCAGGCCCAACTCCAAGAAGCCCAGGGTATCGCCCATATCGGCAGCATTGACTATGACCTAGAGAACCGGGAACTTCGGGCTTCAGAGGAAATGAAGCGCATCTATCACCTCACAGACCCAGAGCGCCCTCCAACCCTGAAAGACTTTCTCAAATCCATTCATCCGAGCGATCGCTCCCGTTGGTGGCAGGCCCAACAAAACTTACTCCATCAAGGGCACGCCATACATCTCGAACATCGCCTGCTATTAGCCGATGGAGAAATTCGCTATTTGGACATCAAGGGAGAACCCCGATATAACGCTTCCGGCGAGTTGGTGAAGCTGTATGGGGTGGCCCTCGATATCACCGAGCAAAAACTAGCGAAGTTGCAGCTAGAGCAACAAGTTCAGCGCAGCCAACTCGTTGCCAAAACCCTAGAACGGGTCTGGTCATCCTTAAATTTCCAGGAGGTAATCCAGGTCATTGTCGAGGAAGTGCGTCAGTTTCTCCAGGTTGAACGGGTTGTGATTTACCGCTTCCAGCCGGATTGGAGTGGCGATGTGATTGTTGAGTCGGTCTCTGACCCGGATCTGGCGATTCTTGGGGAACATTTTGAGGATGAGTGTTTCCGCAAGGATTATGTACAAAAGTACCAACAGGGACGAATTCGCAAGGTGGAGAATGTGGCGACGAGTACCTTACCTGATTGCCATAAAGCCCTCCTCTCAGACATCCAAGTACAAGCCAACTTGGTCTTACCCCTACTTTGGCATCCCAGCTCCTTTGATGAAACCCCAGAGTTGTGGGGGCTGCTCATCGCCCATTCCTGTCAAGATACCCGTCCCTGGCATGACTCGGAACTTGAGGTCTTACAACAACTGACGGTGCAACTCGGCATCGCTCTACGCCAACATAATCTTATTGAATCCCTCCAAAATGAATTGGAGGAACGTAGCCGCATTGAAGCTGCCCTGCGTAACTCTGAAGCCGCAGAACGCCAGAAAGCAGAGACCCTACATAATACGCTGCAAACTTTACAACAAACTCAGGCAAAACTTGTGCAATCAGAAAAAATGGCCTCGTTGGGACAAATGGTGGGGGGTCTGGCTCATGAAATCAATAATCCCATCAGCTTCATTTATGGCAATATCAACCATGCCCGGGAGTATAGTGAGCAGTTATTGGAGTTGATTGGTCTCTATCAAACCTATTACCCAGAAACCCATGAGCCAATTACTGATCTCCTAGAGGCTCTGGATTTGGACTTTGTGCGGGATGACTTCCCTCAACTGCTTGACTCAATGGCGACTGGGGCCGATCGTATTCGGGATATTGTCCTCTCCCTGCGGAACTTCTCCTGCCTCCATGAAGCCGATTGGAAAGTGGTGGATATCAATGCGAGTTTAGACAGTACCCTGACCATGATTCACGCCCGTCTCTCCCAAGCGGCGTCACGGTCTTCGATTGACGTGGTAACCCAGCTTGGGGAGTTGCCCCCTATTGCCTGTTATCCAGGACAACTGAATCAGGCCCTGTTCAACATTCTCAATAATGCCATTGATGCCTTAGAGGAGCGTCTTAGACAAGAGCCGAGCTTTAAGCCTCAATTGCAGGTGCGCTCAGAGTTACGAAGCTCCCATGAGGGGACTGATGAGATCGGGGTCGAGGCGATCGCCCGCATCGAGATTATTGATAATGGGTTGGGGATTCCCCAGAATCTGGTTGAACGAGTCTTCGACCCCTTCTTTACCACGAAACCCATTGGCAAAGGCACAGGGTTAGGACTCTCTAATGCCTATCAAATTCTCGTTGAGCAACATGAAGGGGCATTGTACTGTGAACCCAACCCCCCTTCAGGAACCCGATTTGTGATTGAACTTCCCGCTCGCCAATTCTGTTGTGAGTCTCAAACGCCATCCCATAAGTCCACTGTTGATGCTCATTCTCGGCCATAGGGATGCCGATAAGACCCCATGCTATCCGGGTTGAGTTGTAGCCAACTCGCTCAGGAGGCTATACTGACGGTGGAGCCTGAATCTTAAATTACCCACTTCAACGGCAAGACACTATAGCAATCGAAGATTGCCTGATTGACACTCAGCAAGGATACTCTGAGTTGGAAGAGAATCTCCTACCTATTGCCTATTGCCTATTGCCTATTGCCTATTGCCTACTGCCTATTGCCTATTGCCTTCTTCTCCCCCATTTTTTGTCCTATTCAGACCAACTTTTGCTATATGAATCCTGACCAACGCAAACTTCTGTCGATCCTCTGTCATGCCTCGGTCTTTTTCTCTTGGACATTATTTGCCCTAGGGATTCCCGTGGGCTTATTTCTATTGGTAGAGGATCAAGCCGTTAAAGATAATGCCCGCGAGGTGCTTAATTTTTACATTAACCTATTTATTTACAGCGTGTTAATCGGCATTCTTTGGGCATTAGTCATCACCATTCCCGTGGCGTTTGTTGTAGGAATTCTGGTGGCGATTGGTAGCATAGTCTTGCCAATTCTGGCGATTCTTCAAGTGGCCAGCAACCCTGAACAGTCCTACCGCTACCCTTTCATTATTCATCTCCTTTAGACCCAGGGCTAACGCAAACTGAAGGAGCTGAAGAAACGCTGGGCATTGTCTGACCAATTACCGGCATTGCGGCTCTGAGGTGTGACGATAATCTGATAGAGTCGCTCATTCACCAGGTAAAAATGGGCATAGCCGGATAGGCCATTGGGGGTCACATACTCCACTCTTAATCCAGGGTAGCCTTGTAAACGGCGAGATTGGCTCACCACATCCCGAGCCTGAATCCCGCCAAGAAAGCCCTCCTTCACCGCCTGGAGAAAGTCCGATGGCTCCCCAATACGGCTGATAAACTCCTGAGGATAG
Proteins encoded:
- a CDS encoding AAA-like domain-containing protein; the encoded protein is MLEPSPQLSPQLSPQPSPQVTYQVGGSLPPNSPIYIPRPADESLFQGLLRGDFCYVFSSRQMGKSSLRLRVAARLRQQGVDCALLDLTAIGSQQVTIEQWYAAIAAILSKQLPLQTPLRPWWRERLHLPPAARLGDFIEDVVLPETRNPLVILIDEIDSILALNFPTDDFFALIRTCYNQRAETPDYRRLSFALFGVTSSGDLIADKQRTPFNIGQSIELRGFQPEAIAPLASGLTAILANPHQGLERIFHWTQGQPFLTQKLCQQLIEHYPKFPIPDPDPLNNQNRLIDLCVQQQILEHWEAQDAPEHLKTIRDRLLHNDDRAPELLTLYRQIWQVEGNPSKTPPIPTADSPLQTELLLSGLVECRNGHLQVKNPIYQQVFNLSWIDRHLERLRPYAYLIKAWNESKGQDSSRLLRGAALQEALDWTQRKSLSDLDYRYLSASQELERQERQQKDAFERQTIQQQLEQERLRESQRCLKLQTENVRRQRQFLGVLGLALAGSMALGLATFIAYQRSAVSEVRAFMAASRGSYTSAQQLDALVQGLQARQNLQQLQFLSPRQRQQLDRETQQILEQAIHANHEVNRMAAHRGGVLGVDVSQDGQWIATSGPDGTAKIWRRDGTLVQTLTMGMTIYSVKFSPDSQLLATPSLRGDIYLWSIDGELQTRLRGHEAAVWNLDWSPQGDYLVSASSDGTLRQWSREGQLLHTLRQHEETVWNVAVHPQGDEFASISSDGTIIRWRRDGTLINRFSQGISNGWGIAYHPQGHRLAASYSDNHIRLWQPDGTLLQDLDGHEAEVGTLAFSPDGSRLASGSADGSLKLWSEEGTLLNSLDGHGSRLRGVAFSPDGTQVMSAGEEGLVRIWQVENEFMQPLGNHDHEVWQVRYLPPSSPLGGHLVSLSRGDIRIWNPAGELVQRFEKFALGVLYSLAVHPSQAKIMAGDSRGMMYGIDLASGEINSWSADEFSLFALAYSPDGRWLVSGGNSTHLKIWRPLAEGGYGLHQVLEGHQARVWDLGFSPDGSYLTSASIDGTVRLWEWDSQHRGDLSEVVETPPTILTGDYSPFWGLSISPESDRILSAGRSGVLNLWNRQGEQLLKRQVTETSGLTRVAWSPDGQVLAVARTDHRVDLYREDGLLMGQLRNHQGTVLTLDFSPDGRYLVSGGEDRRVVRWDMEEVYSLDGLKYGCRRVKDYLRQQSELEPLFAQCQFQR
- a CDS encoding AAA-like domain-containing protein produces the protein MADRSHPNKRRRGLILSSQGWQRLQAAEHLSSMQDNQGKPYTLEQLSQRTGLSSNTLTKLRRRQKPVDWQTLDSYFEAFHLKMGSQDVISPGQDPSELDLAALQQTPLKGQLPLDSPFYIYRSNIEELCAKEVLKPGALLRIKAPRQFGKTSLMAQTLNHARDRGFRTSVVNLQSIDCQVIQDPDRFLQWFCAVVAKDLGLPNELSSRWDDLFGSSYSCSDYFETYLLPAAATPLLLVIEELDELFAYPEIATDFFGMLRSWYEQGRYGLEQRAIWTNLRLAIIHSTEVWLPLTLHQSPFNVGLLIELPHFTPVKVEELTCRYGLNSPDITAQAVFALVGGHPYLTQLCLFYLAQGELSLEDLTAETIAHHTIFHSYLRRQLQLMEAEPDLIEAMTEVARNPAGIELSHQTAYRLQGLGAIRLKERLAIPSCELYRQYFAR
- a CDS encoding GAF domain-containing protein, whose product is MLNQLIQAIFSPSQSYIPHGHCYLWQTPLVALHVTSDALIALAYFSIPTLLIYFVLQRRDVPFLNVFYLFGAFIVLCGVGHLMDIWTLWHPAYWLAGVERAITALISCYTAASMVTLLPQFLSLKTPEQLEMLNSALQQEVEQRRQIEEELRQANQTLEARVQERTAALQASTQALIESQAQLQEAQGIAHIGSIDYDLENRELRASEEMKRIYHLTDPERPPTLKDFLKSIHPSDRSRWWQAQQNLLHQGHAIHLEHRLLLADGEIRYLDIKGEPRYNASGELVKLYGVALDITEQKLAKLQLEQQVQRSQLVAKTLERVWSSLNFQEVIQVIVEEVRQFLQVERVVIYRFQPDWSGDVIVESVSDPDLAILGEHFEDECFRKDYVQKYQQGRIRKVENVATSTLPDCHKALLSDIQVQANLVLPLLWHPSSFDETPELWGLLIAHSCQDTRPWHDSELEVLQQLTVQLGIALRQHNLIESLQNELEERSRIEAALRNSEAAERQKAETLHNTLQTLQQTQAKLVQSEKMASLGQMVGGLAHEINNPISFIYGNINHAREYSEQLLELIGLYQTYYPETHEPITDLLEALDLDFVRDDFPQLLDSMATGADRIRDIVLSLRNFSCLHEADWKVVDINASLDSTLTMIHARLSQAASRSSIDVVTQLGELPPIACYPGQLNQALFNILNNAIDALEERLRQEPSFKPQLQVRSELRSSHEGTDEIGVEAIARIEIIDNGLGIPQNLVERVFDPFFTTKPIGKGTGLGLSNAYQILVEQHEGALYCEPNPPSGTRFVIELPARQFCCESQTPSHKSTVDAHSRP